A region of Candidatus Aquicultor sp. DNA encodes the following proteins:
- a CDS encoding GNAT family N-acetyltransferase — MKHPFLIGQNIYIRSLREDDLEGNYIQWLNDSEVCKYNSHHTFPYSEGSAEAYIKSTFNSQNALVLAIVLQENDLHIGNVALQNIDFVSRSAEFAILIGEKDYWGKGYSKEAALLVLSHGFMELNLHRIYCGTSIENIPMQRLAIYLGMIEEGRKREALFKHGRYIDTIEYSVLKDEFVKRLGN; from the coding sequence ATGAAGCATCCATTTTTAATAGGACAAAACATTTATATTAGGAGTCTTCGTGAGGATGACTTAGAAGGCAACTATATCCAATGGCTGAATGACAGTGAGGTGTGTAAATACAACTCTCACCACACTTTCCCGTATTCTGAGGGGAGTGCTGAGGCTTATATCAAGAGCACCTTTAATTCCCAAAATGCCCTTGTGTTAGCTATAGTTTTGCAGGAGAACGATTTGCATATCGGCAATGTAGCATTACAGAATATTGATTTTGTTAGCAGAAGCGCAGAATTTGCGATTCTTATAGGCGAAAAAGACTATTGGGGCAAGGGCTATTCGAAAGAGGCCGCCCTCCTGGTATTGAGCCATGGGTTCATGGAATTGAATTTACACAGAATTTACTGCGGAACATCTATCGAGAATATTCCCATGCAAAGGTTGGCAATATATCTAGGGATGATCGAAGAAGGACGAAAACGCGAGGCCCTATTTAAACATGGCAGGTATATAGATACTATTGAGTATAGTGTACTCAAGGATGAGTTTGTTAAAAGGTTAGGTAATTAA
- a CDS encoding DegT/DnrJ/EryC1/StrS family aminotransferase, producing MPKLAINGGKKVRTHKFPAYITVGEEEEGAALRVIKSGSLSRFLGCWHEDFYGGAEVRAFEEEWSKFYGVKHAIAVNSATAGIFCAVGATGVGPGDEVIVTPYSMSVSASAPLIYNAIPVFADIEEDYFCLSPESTEERITERTKAIIVVDIMGQPYDADKINAIAKRHNLFVIEDCAQAPCATFKGEYAGTLGDIGIFSLNYHKHIHTGEGGVVVTNNDDLAEKVRLIRNHAEAVIDGKGFSTLVNMVGFNYRMTEIEAAIGREQLKKLPDLLEKRLANIEYLTQELVKIPCLEPAKVRPGSKHAFYVHPIKYDRRIAGIHRDRFVEAVKAELMPIELREIEGVKVGSGYVKPLYLQPIYQNKIAYGSDGCPWSCAKYQGYVSYDKGICPVAEHMYDDILITHELMRPPMARDDLDDVVNAFSKVWKYRDELR from the coding sequence ATGCCAAAGTTAGCGATTAATGGTGGGAAGAAAGTAAGGACACATAAGTTTCCGGCCTATATTACTGTTGGAGAAGAAGAGGAAGGTGCGGCGTTAAGGGTCATAAAATCGGGGTCTCTTTCGAGATTCCTGGGCTGTTGGCATGAGGATTTTTATGGTGGCGCTGAAGTTAGAGCTTTCGAAGAAGAGTGGTCGAAGTTCTATGGCGTGAAACATGCAATAGCGGTTAATTCTGCAACTGCTGGGATTTTTTGCGCTGTTGGTGCAACGGGGGTTGGTCCTGGAGATGAAGTGATTGTGACGCCGTATTCAATGTCAGTCTCAGCTTCTGCCCCACTAATATATAATGCAATACCAGTGTTTGCAGATATCGAGGAGGACTATTTTTGCTTATCGCCCGAATCGACAGAAGAGAGGATAACGGAGCGAACGAAAGCCATTATTGTAGTGGATATTATGGGGCAGCCTTATGATGCAGATAAGATAAATGCTATCGCAAAGAGACATAATCTTTTTGTGATCGAAGATTGCGCCCAAGCACCTTGCGCTACATTTAAAGGTGAATACGCTGGAACCTTGGGCGATATAGGGATATTCTCGCTGAATTACCACAAGCATATACACACGGGTGAAGGCGGTGTCGTCGTGACAAACAATGACGACCTAGCTGAAAAAGTTCGATTGATAAGGAATCATGCAGAAGCAGTAATAGATGGTAAAGGATTTAGCACACTTGTAAACATGGTAGGTTTCAATTATCGGATGACTGAAATCGAAGCTGCTATTGGTCGAGAGCAATTAAAGAAGCTACCTGACCTATTGGAAAAAAGATTAGCTAATATAGAATATCTAACGCAGGAGCTAGTGAAAATTCCCTGCCTAGAGCCTGCAAAAGTTCGACCTGGAAGTAAACATGCATTTTATGTTCATCCCATAAAATATGATCGGCGAATTGCTGGCATTCATAGGGATAGATTCGTAGAGGCTGTAAAAGCAGAATTGATGCCAATTGAGCTTAGAGAGATTGAAGGCGTAAAGGTTGGATCAGGCTATGTTAAACCGTTATATCTTCAACCTATCTATCAGAATAAAATTGCGTACGGAAGTGACGGGTGCCCTTGGAGCTGTGCGAAGTACCAAGGCTACGTAAGCTACGACAAGGGAATTTGCCCAGTAGCCGAGCACATGTATGATGATATATTGATTACCCATGAGCTAATGCGGCCGCCGATGGCGAGAGACGACTTGGATGATGTCGTTAACGCCTTTAGTAAAGTTTGGAAATATAGGGATGAGCTAAGATGA
- a CDS encoding CDP-glycerol glycerophosphotransferase family protein, which yields MSKKILLFSRDPGGANTIIPLVKPLEDSGYKARVFGKDSALEKYLKAGIAGVDIMSAIKEVNPESIKGLLKTEEPDVIVTGTSTEDTEKYLWEVGEQLGIPSFAIIDQWINYASRFLKGNHFEASVQHINRADFCFPSKILVMDEYAKQEAIQEGLEDSRILVTGHPYFEALVRARDTLSAEGITVLREKLGIGASDFVVTFASEPVSKDYDVSDSGSFWGYTERSVFKELIDSLNTVSSESERPLFMVIKLHPRDDTDTYEGILPSLRKKELRFIVDRELSSSDLILMSDLVVGMSSMFLIEAVVLSKPVLSVLIGLNRVSPFVLDRREILKSIVDKETLLEELRSIIIAGKLPEKSFSVIENPVSNVIQQMEKYLCQS from the coding sequence ATGAGTAAAAAAATACTCTTATTCTCAAGAGATCCTGGTGGCGCAAATACGATAATCCCTCTCGTCAAGCCTCTTGAGGATAGCGGTTATAAAGCGAGAGTTTTTGGTAAAGATTCGGCACTCGAAAAATATTTGAAGGCCGGTATTGCTGGTGTTGACATAATGAGCGCCATTAAAGAGGTTAACCCTGAGAGCATTAAAGGATTGCTGAAAACCGAAGAACCAGATGTTATTGTCACGGGCACTAGTACGGAAGATACTGAGAAATACCTCTGGGAAGTTGGAGAACAGCTTGGGATTCCATCGTTTGCCATAATTGACCAGTGGATAAACTACGCAAGCAGGTTCTTAAAAGGCAACCATTTCGAAGCCAGCGTGCAGCACATTAATAGAGCCGACTTCTGTTTTCCTTCAAAAATTTTGGTTATGGATGAGTATGCGAAGCAGGAGGCGATTCAAGAAGGCCTAGAGGATTCAAGGATTTTAGTCACGGGGCACCCTTATTTTGAGGCGCTGGTAAGAGCTAGAGACACGTTATCGGCTGAAGGCATTACTGTGTTACGAGAAAAATTAGGCATAGGCGCATCTGATTTTGTCGTAACTTTTGCATCAGAGCCGGTTTCAAAGGATTATGATGTAAGTGACTCTGGGAGTTTCTGGGGCTATACCGAACGGAGTGTTTTTAAAGAGCTTATTGATAGTCTAAATACGGTTTCTTCTGAATCTGAAAGGCCCCTTTTTATGGTTATCAAGCTTCACCCACGAGACGATACTGATACCTATGAAGGTATTTTGCCCTCTTTAAGAAAAAAGGAGCTAAGATTTATAGTAGATAGAGAGCTAAGTTCGTCGGACCTAATTCTCATGTCAGATCTTGTTGTGGGCATGTCATCCATGTTTTTAATTGAAGCGGTGGTTTTAAGTAAGCCCGTCTTGAGTGTTTTGATAGGTCTGAACAGGGTGAGCCCCTTTGTATTAGACAGACGCGAAATCTTAAAGAGTATTGTTGACAAAGAAACGCTTCTGGAGGAACTACGATCAATTATTATCGCGGGCAAGCTCCCAGAAAAGAGCTTTAGCGTAATTGAAAACCCGGTGAGCAATGTCATCCAGCAGATGGAGAAGTATCTATGCCAAAGTTAG
- a CDS encoding Gfo/Idh/MocA family oxidoreductase — MNSKYNVLIIGAGNIGASFDTPETVEVLTHAHAFKKHERFKLLGFVDANEEKARSASLLWGSKSYPSVEEAFSKEKIDVVCVAVPDEHHYAILKKLSTLPLQVIFAEKPITKTLDQAKDIVQVLNDRRISTVVNYTRRFVPEFEKIRHAIEDGTYGEFLTGTGYYGKGIVHNGSHLVDLVRYFIGEIDSVGYVSSISDFYPDDESVAAILTIKKDKSFFLQYADCNNYTMFELDMFFKMKRIRISDLGFKVEEYDVKESKVFKGFKNIVRTTESNTSFSNALYNAADNIYAHLSQGQDLKCSAEDAYKTLQTCLQIKESAKR; from the coding sequence GTGAATTCAAAGTATAATGTTTTAATAATCGGAGCCGGCAACATTGGCGCAAGTTTTGACACACCTGAGACGGTCGAGGTCTTGACCCACGCCCATGCTTTTAAAAAGCATGAGAGGTTTAAGCTCTTAGGTTTTGTTGACGCTAATGAGGAGAAGGCTCGATCGGCGAGCTTGCTGTGGGGAAGCAAGTCATATCCAAGTGTTGAAGAAGCTTTCTCTAAAGAGAAAATCGATGTAGTATGTGTTGCTGTTCCAGATGAGCACCATTATGCTATCTTGAAAAAGCTCTCAACACTTCCGTTACAAGTTATTTTTGCAGAGAAGCCTATTACTAAGACGTTAGACCAAGCTAAAGATATTGTTCAAGTTCTCAACGATAGAAGGATTAGTACAGTCGTTAATTATACCCGGCGCTTTGTGCCTGAGTTCGAGAAAATAAGACACGCTATTGAAGATGGAACATATGGCGAATTCCTAACAGGAACTGGTTATTATGGAAAGGGAATCGTACATAACGGCTCACACCTTGTAGATTTGGTGAGGTATTTTATTGGCGAGATAGACTCGGTAGGATATGTTAGTTCCATATCGGATTTCTACCCAGACGATGAGAGTGTCGCCGCAATTCTAACCATTAAGAAAGACAAGTCGTTCTTCCTTCAATACGCCGACTGTAATAACTACACGATGTTCGAGCTAGATATGTTTTTTAAGATGAAAAGAATCAGGATCTCTGATTTAGGTTTTAAGGTGGAAGAGTACGATGTCAAGGAGAGTAAGGTATTTAAGGGCTTCAAGAACATTGTTAGAACCACCGAAAGCAATACATCTTTTAGCAACGCTTTATATAACGCAGCGGACAACATATACGCTCACTTATCGCAAGGACAAGATCTCAAGTGCAGTGCTGAGGATGCGTATAAAACGTTGCAGACCTGTTTGCAAATTAAGGAAAGTGCAAAACGATGA
- the pseF gene encoding pseudaminic acid cytidylyltransferase, with the protein MSGRSLAIITARGGSKRIPRKNIRAFLGYPIIKYSIDAAMSAGCFDEVMVSTDDEEIAGVAKELGAEVPFLRSEASSSDLATTADVIEEVLLEYKKRDEVFSYCCCIYPTAPFISLDNLKDGFSTLKTTSADSVLPVVRFSYPIQRALKIENGRLSMIWPENMDSRSQDLMSTYHDAGQFYWLKVGSFLRQKKLFMDNTYAVEVPESEVQDIDNEEDWKIAEMKYRILRGV; encoded by the coding sequence ATGAGCGGTAGGAGTCTAGCAATTATTACTGCTCGTGGTGGGAGCAAGAGAATTCCAAGAAAGAACATCCGAGCTTTTCTTGGGTACCCCATAATTAAATATTCTATAGATGCGGCTATGAGCGCAGGGTGTTTTGATGAAGTTATGGTCTCGACCGATGATGAAGAGATTGCAGGTGTTGCGAAAGAGTTAGGCGCCGAAGTTCCTTTTCTAAGGTCGGAAGCTAGCTCTAGTGATCTTGCAACAACCGCTGATGTTATAGAAGAGGTGCTTTTAGAGTACAAAAAGCGGGACGAAGTTTTTAGCTATTGTTGCTGCATATATCCTACTGCACCCTTTATTTCGTTGGATAACTTAAAGGACGGGTTTTCTACTTTGAAAACAACGAGCGCAGATTCGGTTTTACCTGTTGTGCGTTTCAGCTATCCTATCCAGCGAGCTTTAAAGATTGAAAATGGCCGTCTATCGATGATTTGGCCAGAGAATATGGACTCGAGGTCGCAAGATTTAATGTCCACGTATCACGACGCCGGACAGTTTTATTGGTTAAAAGTCGGAAGCTTTCTTAGGCAAAAGAAGCTTTTTATGGACAATACATATGCGGTAGAGGTTCCGGAATCGGAAGTGCAGGATATCGACAATGAAGAAGACTGGAAAATCGCAGAGATGAAGTACAGGATATTAAGGGGCGTTTAA
- the pseI gene encoding pseudaminic acid synthase, which produces MAEKFIQVADKRIGKNYRPFIIAEMSGNHNHSIERALAIVEAAAASGAHALKLQTYTADTITIDANGADFYIDDPDSLWAGSSLYDLYKKAYTPWEWHKPIFDRCRELGIIGFSTPFDETAVDFLEELDVPCYKIASFENIHIPLIKKVVKTGKPIILSTGLASMAEISESIEAAQQNDCKDIVLLKCTSSYPTTPINSNILTIPYLRELFKCEVGLSDHSLGIGVAVASVALGATVIEKHFTLSRADGGVDSVFSMEPDEMKVLVAESEKAWQSLGKVQDGPTDEEKKSMLFRRSLYVTQDMKAGEVFTRDNLRVIRPGFGLLPKYYETLLGKKVSKDIKKGTPMSWDLVHGVEDINER; this is translated from the coding sequence ATGGCGGAAAAATTTATACAAGTAGCGGATAAAAGAATAGGAAAAAACTATCGACCGTTTATCATTGCTGAGATGTCTGGGAATCACAATCATTCCATCGAGCGGGCATTAGCGATTGTTGAGGCAGCGGCAGCTTCAGGCGCTCATGCCTTAAAGCTTCAGACTTACACCGCAGATACTATAACGATCGATGCTAACGGGGCTGACTTTTACATTGACGATCCGGATAGTCTTTGGGCAGGGTCATCTTTATATGATCTTTACAAGAAAGCGTACACACCTTGGGAATGGCATAAGCCTATATTTGATAGGTGCCGGGAGCTAGGCATCATAGGTTTCAGCACTCCCTTCGATGAAACGGCTGTTGATTTCCTCGAAGAACTTGATGTTCCATGCTATAAGATCGCATCTTTTGAAAATATCCATATCCCACTCATTAAAAAGGTAGTTAAAACGGGTAAGCCGATAATCTTATCAACGGGCTTGGCAAGCATGGCAGAGATATCCGAATCGATTGAAGCAGCGCAACAAAATGACTGCAAAGATATTGTCTTACTTAAATGCACAAGTTCATATCCGACGACCCCTATAAATTCTAATATCCTAACAATCCCTTATTTAAGAGAATTGTTTAAATGCGAAGTAGGGTTATCAGATCATTCGCTTGGGATTGGAGTGGCCGTTGCAAGTGTGGCATTGGGAGCGACAGTAATAGAGAAACATTTTACTCTTTCAAGGGCTGATGGTGGGGTTGATTCGGTCTTTTCTATGGAACCCGATGAGATGAAAGTTCTTGTTGCAGAGTCTGAAAAGGCTTGGCAATCGTTAGGTAAGGTACAAGATGGGCCAACAGATGAAGAGAAGAAGTCAATGCTTTTCAGGCGGTCGCTTTATGTTACGCAAGATATGAAGGCAGGCGAGGTGTTTACACGCGATAACCTCCGGGTTATAAGACCCGGGTTCGGTCTTTTGCCAAAGTACTACGAAACGCTATTAGGTAAGAAGGTCTCTAAAGATATTAAGAAGGGCACACCAATGAGTTGGGATTTGGTACATGGAGTTGAAGATATAAATGAGCGGTAG
- a CDS encoding PIG-L family deacetylase: MNILVVVAHPDDEILGCGGTIARHTKQGDVVHVAILAEGLTSRSDKRDREAYRDKLSELAAFAQRANEIIGVSSLTLLNLPDNRMDSIDVLDVVKTVETLVEKTRSDVVYTHHAGDLNIDHSIVHNAVITACRPVPGCTVKQLLFFEIPSSTEWQVPGSVSYFMPNWFVDITGVLSLKLEALAAYNSEMRDWPHPRSLRAAEYLAGWRGASVGVEAAEAFILGRNIVK; this comes from the coding sequence GTGAATATCCTTGTAGTTGTTGCTCATCCGGATGATGAAATCTTGGGTTGCGGCGGAACCATCGCACGCCACACTAAGCAAGGCGATGTGGTTCACGTTGCCATTTTAGCTGAGGGTCTAACCAGCCGCAGCGATAAAAGAGACAGAGAGGCATACAGGGATAAGTTATCCGAGCTGGCTGCGTTTGCGCAAAGAGCAAACGAAATCATAGGCGTCTCATCGCTCACGCTCCTTAATCTTCCAGATAATAGAATGGATTCGATTGATGTGTTAGACGTTGTTAAGACGGTAGAGACACTCGTAGAGAAAACTCGATCGGACGTTGTTTATACTCATCATGCTGGGGATCTAAATATAGATCACAGCATTGTTCACAATGCTGTGATAACTGCATGCAGGCCAGTTCCTGGATGCACTGTGAAACAGCTCTTGTTTTTTGAGATTCCCTCTAGCACCGAATGGCAGGTTCCGGGGTCGGTATCGTATTTTATGCCTAATTGGTTTGTGGATATTACAGGCGTTTTAAGCTTGAAGTTAGAGGCTTTAGCGGCCTATAATTCTGAGATGCGTGATTGGCCGCATCCTCGCTCTCTAAGGGCTGCTGAGTATTTAGCTGGCTGGCGAGGGGCGAGTGTCGGTGTTGAAGCGGCTGAAGCCTTTATTTTAGGACGAAATATAGTGAAGTAA
- a CDS encoding inositol monophosphatase family protein has protein sequence MINELTRVVKEVGIIMLEWRSSELFEGVWDGPQYKAKVDLMAHEALVDRLYKLAPEIPVISEEDASSIVDKRPECYWLIDPIDGTASFATGYPGFVTQVALIENYRPRLAAIYAPVLNELYTAVSGKGAYLNGNTLRVTGTNMFETLIDNYPEPRGVTAELYRSLDFKAYIECGSISLKICKIADGVADVFFKSVTIRDWDIAAPHLVLEESGGFLTDAYGNRPEYRGSYEHAGIIATQSKEANEEIVVWHKAFTKGD, from the coding sequence GTGATTAATGAATTAACGAGGGTCGTTAAAGAGGTTGGTATCATTATGCTGGAGTGGCGTAGCTCCGAGCTCTTTGAAGGAGTTTGGGATGGGCCGCAGTATAAAGCCAAGGTTGATCTGATGGCCCATGAGGCTTTAGTTGATCGGCTATATAAACTTGCGCCGGAAATACCAGTAATCAGTGAAGAAGATGCATCCTCAATAGTAGATAAACGACCGGAATGCTACTGGCTCATTGATCCTATTGACGGTACAGCTAGCTTCGCAACGGGGTATCCTGGATTTGTGACACAAGTAGCTTTGATTGAGAACTATAGACCGAGGTTGGCAGCTATATATGCGCCCGTGTTGAACGAACTTTACACTGCGGTATCTGGCAAAGGGGCTTACTTAAACGGTAACACGCTCCGGGTAACCGGCACAAATATGTTCGAGACCTTGATCGATAATTATCCAGAGCCAAGAGGTGTAACCGCTGAATTGTATAGAAGTCTGGACTTTAAAGCATATATCGAATGTGGAAGCATTTCACTAAAAATATGTAAGATTGCTGATGGTGTAGCCGATGTCTTTTTCAAAAGTGTTACTATCAGGGATTGGGATATTGCTGCGCCGCATCTAGTTTTGGAGGAGTCAGGCGGCTTTCTTACCGACGCTTATGGCAATCGCCCCGAATATCGAGGTAGTTATGAGCATGCAGGCATTATCGCAACACAATCTAAGGAAGCCAACGAAGAGATAGTCGTCTGGCATAAGGCTTTTACGAAAGGTGATTAG
- a CDS encoding NAD-dependent epimerase/dehydratase family protein yields MNILVIGGTRLLGLAVVKQLAAAGHSITVLSRQPKRCPGGVECIGADRIDGLNRLSGRTFDATIDFLGYDKAAPEQVFGKLDPGTYVLISSTWLVRLAPTVAADQAINLIDDAYAKVLPDITFSYLIGKMSAETSVLEMRKRNGKATVLRLPIFWGHQEHTGRLDFYRQRIADGAPVICVNGGSNYAQLVWVEDVAHAFIHWLHKASERPIWEALPDEGTKVRDIIKLIAAGMGKQPVLVDIPSERLLDELPDYLEIEPLWREVAINVTDNNIFKAADITPTPQASWLCNLAKQPVDTGVSELLERELSFLEHVLSD; encoded by the coding sequence GTGAATATCCTTGTAATTGGTGGTACTCGTCTATTAGGTCTAGCCGTAGTAAAGCAGCTTGCAGCAGCTGGCCATAGTATCACCGTGTTGTCTCGACAGCCTAAGAGATGCCCAGGTGGCGTCGAGTGCATTGGGGCAGATCGCATAGACGGCTTAAACCGACTATCAGGACGCACTTTCGACGCGACGATAGATTTTCTCGGCTACGATAAAGCTGCGCCGGAACAGGTATTTGGCAAGCTTGATCCTGGCACGTATGTGCTTATCTCGTCAACTTGGTTAGTGCGCCTTGCTCCCACAGTAGCTGCAGACCAGGCAATTAATCTTATAGATGATGCTTATGCGAAAGTGCTACCTGATATTACTTTCTCATATCTTATAGGTAAAATGAGTGCCGAAACATCTGTATTGGAGATGCGAAAGAGAAATGGTAAGGCAACAGTTTTACGCTTACCTATTTTTTGGGGCCATCAAGAGCATACCGGTCGGTTGGATTTTTATCGCCAGCGGATTGCTGATGGCGCACCCGTAATTTGCGTTAATGGGGGGAGTAATTACGCTCAGCTTGTGTGGGTTGAGGACGTAGCTCACGCGTTCATCCATTGGCTTCATAAGGCCTCTGAACGTCCTATCTGGGAGGCTTTGCCGGATGAAGGAACGAAAGTTAGAGATATCATTAAATTAATTGCTGCTGGGATGGGTAAGCAGCCAGTCTTAGTTGATATACCATCAGAGCGTTTGTTAGACGAACTGCCAGATTATTTAGAAATCGAGCCGTTATGGCGTGAAGTAGCCATAAACGTAACGGATAACAATATTTTCAAGGCAGCAGATATAACACCGACGCCACAAGCTTCATGGCTGTGTAATCTGGCCAAGCAGCCAGTGGACACTGGTGTATCTGAGCTACTTGAGCGAGAACTATCATTTTTGGAGCATGTTTTAAGTGATTAA
- a CDS encoding class I SAM-dependent methyltransferase, whose protein sequence is MRMIDPILKITSHPFFLGPVPVGSNLELPTRLPFELGIHPKYAMPVLILTDEIRHALAAAYSLGSMLSTPLGESFLSNERMSEVLGRLLSIYDGNVEKVKFLEIGCGSGALLNELKVRGAEVMGVEIGPQGQEGARKYGIKVIDKPLESAAITERFDCIYSYACLEHIVELDKFFAASRKCLKENGLFFHVVPYSELQFSVGYIDHLVHEHVNYFTTQNGVRLFELQGFRSGQACTSSAGNELYLWGYYDSSALPVWPGDDIRLVQAESRKLKEYSDKITERTERIITALKNMDSIGFYAGGFEYSYYLKEVGNVRYFDGDSFKQGQSWLFGLPAIESPEVLRANPLDDLIVCKDHYFDAILQFLSREIRIPSSIRVHKLGDLGV, encoded by the coding sequence ATGCGCATGATAGATCCCATACTAAAGATTACATCACATCCATTCTTTTTAGGACCAGTTCCGGTTGGATCCAATTTAGAACTTCCCACTAGGCTCCCGTTTGAACTCGGCATTCATCCGAAATACGCTATGCCGGTTCTGATTCTAACGGATGAAATACGCCACGCACTAGCGGCGGCATATTCTTTGGGAAGTATGCTATCTACGCCGTTGGGCGAGAGCTTCTTATCTAATGAGCGTATGTCAGAGGTACTGGGTAGGCTCTTGTCCATATATGATGGAAATGTTGAGAAGGTAAAGTTCTTAGAGATCGGTTGCGGTAGCGGTGCGCTGTTGAATGAATTGAAGGTAAGGGGCGCCGAGGTAATGGGTGTCGAGATCGGTCCTCAAGGACAGGAGGGTGCAAGGAAATACGGAATTAAAGTTATAGATAAGCCTCTTGAATCAGCTGCGATTACCGAGAGATTCGATTGCATCTATTCATATGCATGCCTTGAACACATAGTAGAGCTTGATAAGTTTTTTGCAGCTAGTAGAAAGTGCTTAAAGGAAAACGGGCTATTCTTTCATGTTGTTCCTTATAGCGAGTTGCAGTTTAGCGTGGGATATATTGATCACTTAGTTCACGAGCATGTTAATTATTTTACTACGCAGAACGGCGTTCGTTTGTTTGAATTGCAGGGTTTTCGGTCTGGGCAAGCATGTACATCAAGCGCTGGCAATGAGCTATATCTTTGGGGCTATTACGATAGCTCGGCCTTACCAGTGTGGCCTGGCGATGATATACGATTAGTTCAAGCGGAATCCAGAAAGCTCAAAGAATATTCAGATAAAATTACAGAGCGTACCGAAAGAATCATTACAGCGCTCAAGAATATGGACTCAATAGGTTTTTACGCAGGGGGCTTTGAGTATAGCTACTATCTAAAAGAGGTAGGTAATGTCCGCTATTTTGACGGAGATTCTTTTAAACAGGGGCAATCTTGGCTATTTGGTCTGCCAGCAATCGAATCTCCAGAAGTCCTTAGGGCAAATCCTCTTGATGATTTAATCGTTTGCAAGGACCATTATTTTGATGCCATTCTCCAATTTCTTTCTAGAGAAATTAGGATACCAAGTAGCATCAGGGTGCATAAGCTTGGCGATTTGGGAGTGTAG
- a CDS encoding ATP-grasp domain-containing protein translates to MSTGNGKTIFLTGAGGAAVPGLIKRLKNQGYFVIAADMDPLAVGLYYADKSFVIPPGDSVEFLPVILRICREEKVDAVIPLVDEELLKCAELESHNIAVVLPKYEFIKACLDKYVLTNNLKEANIPVPKTKLASNGHEGLLFPVVVKPRTGRGSRGLHIVGSEQELVAQLEKTNYPLDALILQEYIEGTEYTISVVVWRDGEVQAVVPKEIISKKGITRLAVTRHDAGIEELCCKVQHHLHADGPFNVQLRVDARRSEPLIFEINPRFSTTISLTIAAGIDELDGILNQAFDGRESYQFGKWQEGIVLLRQTLDQFIDEADFQACSARNSAKHN, encoded by the coding sequence ATGTCCACAGGCAATGGCAAGACTATATTTTTGACAGGAGCAGGCGGAGCCGCGGTTCCAGGTCTAATCAAAAGGCTGAAGAACCAAGGCTACTTTGTAATAGCTGCAGATATGGACCCTCTAGCCGTAGGGCTTTATTATGCCGACAAGAGCTTTGTTATTCCACCTGGCGATTCAGTAGAGTTTTTACCTGTCATATTGAGGATTTGCAGAGAAGAGAAGGTCGATGCTGTTATACCACTTGTGGATGAAGAACTCTTGAAATGCGCTGAACTGGAAAGCCATAACATTGCCGTGGTCCTTCCTAAATACGAATTCATAAAGGCATGCTTGGATAAGTATGTGCTTACTAATAACCTCAAAGAAGCCAATATCCCGGTTCCGAAAACAAAACTAGCTTCTAACGGCCATGAGGGATTACTGTTTCCTGTTGTTGTTAAACCACGTACGGGCAGGGGGAGCCGTGGTCTACACATCGTAGGCTCTGAGCAAGAGTTGGTAGCTCAACTTGAGAAAACCAACTACCCCTTAGATGCACTTATATTGCAGGAGTATATCGAAGGCACGGAGTATACCATCTCCGTTGTTGTTTGGAGGGATGGGGAAGTTCAGGCCGTCGTCCCCAAGGAAATTATTTCAAAAAAGGGGATTACACGATTGGCTGTTACACGGCATGATGCTGGAATTGAGGAACTGTGCTGCAAAGTTCAACATCATCTGCACGCCGATGGACCATTTAATGTGCAATTGCGGGTGGATGCGCGTCGTAGCGAACCGTTAATATTCGAGATAAACCCACGCTTTTCAACCACGATCTCATTAACAATAGCTGCTGGTATTGATGAGCTTGATGGTATATTAAATCAGGCTTTTGATGGAAGAGAAAGTTATCAATTTGGAAAGTGGCAGGAAGGTATTGTTTTGTTACGTCAGACGCTAGATCAGTTTATTGATGAGGCGGATTTCCAAGCTTGCAGCGCCAGGAATAGCGCAAAGCATAATTAA